The Liolophura sinensis isolate JHLJ2023 chromosome 6, CUHK_Ljap_v2, whole genome shotgun sequence genomic sequence TGGCGTgttctctggtcgtacatggaaagctctgccaggaacctgcagatggacaTGGATTTCCCCCATAcgctgtccagtttcctcccttcaCAATactcgccgtcgtgtaagtgaagtaagtgcatgtgtaagtgaaataatttggaGTATGGCATATGGCACCGATCATATATGGTGTGACAGAAATGTTTGGGTATGATGTCATTACATAAATATAGATTCACATACAGATTTCTATATAGTCTGAGCTCTCAAAGGGTTAGGGTAAAATGTGTAAACATGATTTACAGGTGGTCCAGTcccagaaataaataaatatataaataaataaataaacaagcaacAATATAAGAATCACAAACTTGGCATAATCACAATCGGATGAGCTATGGGTAGAAGTTGAGACTTTACAATTAAAATGAAGACATCACCTGATTTATATTGCAGGCTCAGCGCCTGAAGGAACGTGAAGAAGAAGAGAAGCGCACTGCTGAGCTCCGGGCACAGGAAGATGCTAGGAGGAGGGCAGAAGAGGTCAGTTGATCAAGGACTACTGCACAGTTGTACTAGGTTTTGTGGCAGCTTCTGCCTGGAGAAACCTTCCAAGTTTGACCAAAGCTTTAGCTTTTAAGTATTGGATGAACAAGTTTGACAGTAGTGGACACTCAGGTGTGATCGAAGTTGGTGGACGAAATTGACAATAGTACAAAGGAGACAGCAGTGGATGGACAAACATGGAAATATTGGATGGACGAAGGTGACAGTAAAGTGAATGTACAAATGCAACAGTAGTAGAAACATGACAGTAGTGATTGTACAAATGTGAGAGTAGTGAAAGGACAAAGGTAAGAGTAAAGTGAATGGACCAAGTTGACATTAATGAATAGATAAAGGTTACAACTGAATGTTTTGTTACTGTTTCAGGAAGAGAGGAGGAAGAAGAAGGCTGAGGAGGAGAGGGAGAGGaaagaagagagagagaggaaaaggCAGGCGGCTGAGGAGAGACTTAAGCCCAAAAAACCCAACTATGTCATCACAAAGAAAGGAGATGGATCAGTCAGCCAGGCCCCGGTTCGTGTCATTACCTTTCATTTCAGTTGCTCTTTGCCTTTCTTGTATAGTTTTGGTTAATGGTTGCGTTCTctgtatgtatactgtacatatgtgAACATTGGACTAattgaaaaagtgaaaatatgaTGGTAAGATCATAAAAGCTTTAATTTCtcactttgtttattttgacaaagAAATACTCTAAGTGGGTAAATCATTGCCTTCAGATGTTTATGGATACGTTCCTTTACtgtctgttttgtattttaaaaacagCTGATTAATTTGTGTGACTGTAAAATTAGTGTTTGGTTTGTCTTACACTGACCTTTTACTGACTTCTGTATTGTTTTGATACTTCACACAAGTTTCTTTCAGCAAGTTTAAGAATTGACTAGCATTTAGTCCCATGTCATGCCTTCCCCTCAAAGCTGCCTTTGATTGAACTATGAACCCATCtgcatggacatgtatgcacatatgtAACAAATGGCTTGATTGGCACAATTAAATTGTATCACTAgacaaaaagtatatatacatatagtatctTTAATTCTTAGTTATTAAGGTTTAAGAAAATTGCTTCAGATTTACTGTTTGCATAAAGAGCTACATTTAGTTCGTGCAAATGTATCTGTTTCGAAAGCCATTGTTTCCCTGTTTTATCATGTTTTCGTCGCAATACTTCTGGTATGTACAAGTGAAGTagtgtaaagccataatcagtcTTTCATGTTGTTTCTTGAGGAAGCTCCTTTCATTTTGGGAGGAAATAGCAACTTGTCTTGCTGTAAACCTACCAATTTTTTTACCAGATGTGTTAGTGGTGACATGCCAATCAGGCCTTATGTCTTTGTGCACATAGCGTTTGCGATGGTTATGAGCTGGCAAAATGCgaatacacaaacaaacactTAAGGCGTATATAAAAACACCCAAAATGATTCTGATTAATAAAACTGCAGGCTTAACAAGATTATGCTAACTCTTGAAGATAATTAATTAACAATGAACATGATAATCTACTGAAACATTAAATCCTGTACaatgtataactgaaaatggTGACTGTAACCATGTACACGTCTTTATTCCAGTATACAAATACTTTGCTGCGCTTCAACTACATGCTCCGTGGCATTGCTCAGCAATTAATATCTAACATTTTACTAAAGATTTGTTGAGTTTGATATAATTTTTCTCAAAAGTATGTGCAATGCCCCAGTTTTATTGAACACAAGCTACCTTAAGTGATATAATTGAAGTAATTATTGCGTAAATTTCCACTGGAAGTTTATCACACTGCACTTACTGCGATGCTTTGCGGCGCCTGCGTGGAAATCGCAGTCATTGTGTGGTATTGAATTCAGTAATAAATGAAGCAATCTTTTTCAGATAACTCCGACCAAATCCTGTCCGTTTAATACCATGTCAGTAAAATACCTAAATCAGGATAAATGGATGGCCCAGCCTCTCATTTTTCCAAGCAGCGGATAGAGTAAAAATGGATTCATAGCCATTGTACCCAATGAATATTTCCATTGGATTTTGCGGAGAGATCCATTGCGTTCATTGGCTATGATACCATTCCGTTGTGCTCTGGAATGTGAGAAAGGCTCTCAAGGTAAACTTGTTAACGACATAATAAGTATTGACTTAGGAGTAAATGATACAGAACAGATTCCCTCATTGAACTGGTATGACCAAATGTAATGACAACTCGCTTGTGTTGCTCTCTTCATGGCACACCCAAGTTTACCAGTCGCCTATCATAAACCTCCAACTTTACTAAAATGGCTGTCAATGGCTACAATGCATATGGAACACAAGAAATACTGTTAGATAGAAAATCACTTGCCTTTAAAAAATGTGACAGAGTCAGTCTCTGAACGGAATTGATGATTGTTATTTCTTTGACTTTGAAGGCTTTTATTtgataggtatacatgtacaaacaaaaatttatgaaaagtcaaaaaaaaaaagtttaaactaatatatttgtttcactCTTAACATTCCCCAGTTTGTTGAGTTAATTTATCTAATTTTCATTCCATGTTTGTCCTAAAATCTTAATTCATTAGttgaattttttcaaatttatcaagtccattttaataataattgtaataaatgtGAAGCAGCCTGTGAATAACTATACAGTCTACGTGTATGTTTTTCATTGTGCTGGAGTAGTTGAGAGTTTTAAGGGCATCCTACTGAGAAGTGTTCAAACCCTCTGTACAGTGTGCTGTCCAGCGATTTTGAAATGTCTCCCTGTCTGTCCGTTTGTCTGTCCAACTGTCCTCAAACTGTTTGAAGTGAGTAGTCTTGGGTGCAAGCCGAGTGGATTTGGAAATGCAATACTGGCTGTGGTTGTCAGTTAGTATGGTACGTATACTGGTCAAGAGGGAACTATCTTTTAAGACCTTTTTTTAAATGCTACCCCTATTGCATAGAAGGAGATGTCAATGGGCCGTGAGATCTACCAAAAGTCTAAGGAGCAGCTTGAGGAGGAGAAGAGAGCCATCTTAGCCCAGAGAATCCCTGTCCTGCAAGTTGAGGGGCTCGACAGCAACCGCCTCACAGAGAAGGCCAAGGAACTTCACGCCCTCATCCGCAAATTAGAGGGAGACAAATATGATCTGGAACAGCAGTTTAAACGCCAACAGTATGATGTGAGTAGTCTGAAAGGTGTTTTAGGTTTCGTTCATTTTGGTTAACATtgagaaaaaatatgaatatgaattttATATCAAAATCCCGACAATAGCAATAGAGTAGGGCCTTTTTTTTGTAGTGTAGGTCATGTAATGTCCAACAAACATAGGCCCTATGTTCACTGAGGGTATAAGTTGAAAAATTGCTAGTTGTCACAGTTTTGCACAAAATGTTTCACGAAGCCCAATTTACTAAGGGACAGGAATAtatatctgtttctttttccactGCAGCCTGCCAAGAATTTAGCTTTGAATTTTAGACTTATGTCAGTTTCATCATTGACATGTATTGTCATAGATTTGTATTTAACATACTATTACCATTTCCATTAAAGACTGCTTCATTTGAGAATTATAATATTTGATgttcatatacagtgtatttattcattgtcaATATTTTCAACTTCAGATGATTGAATTACAAGAGCGAGCTAGGCAGATGAACAAAGGGTGagtattacacatgtattctggTACTGCTATGTTTTACGATCAGAGAAATTATTTAAAGTTCAATGTTAGAGGTTAATGtttgtcaaattacatgtataacatcagCTGTACTGATgatagtttttattttcttgcaaTAAAAAATATAGTTCACCTGGAGAATTGTGATCCTGTTGGAGTTTGAACCACTGGCCTTTGTTATTGCTTTACTCTACCTGTAGTATGAGTCTCTTCCCATGCTAATAGTTCATGATCATTGAAAGGGTTTGTACAAAGTCAGTCTTTAGTTTAAAGTCAACCAGTATTTGGATGTAAGAGTACCTTACTTAACAGAACAAATCATATATTCAGCCACCTGAAACATAGCCCATGACTGTATTTCAGCAAAAAGGGAGTGTCCAGTGTACAGGTGGACGAGTCGTAAGTTGCATTTGTTGCCTTGAACAAAAACACATTGCATTGTGATGTTGTGGATATATGGACTAAGGTTTTCTAAACTGAGACTAATTTTCATATACCAGGAGCAAATCATTATTTCTGTTATCTCATTAATTggaaaattttaacataaaaccattttacgtaaaacacatttctgtttgaGAGGAGGTTTCAGatgaatttaattttacatGCAGTAGTTGTCTTAGTCATTGTGCTCATTTGCACCTGTTGGATTTAGTTTTTAACTTCATTTGCTTTTGCACTTTGCATGAAAAATGATTACACAGTTTTATTgtctttttgtgtgttttttaaaaatttatttaaaattttttttttagtgtttttattttcagtggtttttttgtataaaatgcatGTGA encodes the following:
- the LOC135468911 gene encoding troponin T, skeletal muscle-like isoform X8, giving the protein MSDDEQQATHDEDEGRRRMEEAKKARAEKQAQEMAEYEEMRKEEREREQADIQALRERRAQRLKEREEEEKRTAELRAQEDARRRAEEEERRKKKAEEERERKEERERKRQAAEERLKPKKPNYVITKKGDGSVSQAPKEMSMGREIYQKSKEQLEEEKRAILAQRIPVLQVEGLDSNRLTEKAKELHALIRKLEGDKYDLEQQFKRQQYDMIELQERARQMNKGKKGVSSVQVDESFDRLADKHTGAPPKIALCSKYERHTDHRTYVERKDLFEELAKEPPPVEIQHVDVPWGQSAGEATEAAE
- the LOC135468911 gene encoding troponin T-like isoform X2, yielding MSDDEQQATESEAPVEQEAPAEQEEAPSAPAPAAPATEEIKPSAAKHDEDEGRRRMEEAKKARAEKQAQEMAEYEEMRKEEREREQADIQALRERRAQRLKEREEEEKRTAELRAQEDARRRAEEEERRKKKAEEERERKEERERKRQAAEERLKPKKPNYVITKKGDGSVSQAPEMSMGREIYQKSKEQLEEEKRAILAQRIPVLQVEGLDSNRLTEKAKELHALIRKLEGDKYDLEQQFKRQQYDMIELQERARQMNKGKKGVSSVQVDESFDRLADKHTGAPPKIALCSKYERHTDHRTYVERKDLFEELAKEPPPVEIQHVDVPWGQSAGEATEAAE
- the LOC135468911 gene encoding troponin T, skeletal muscle-like isoform X3; this encodes MSDDEQQATESEAPVEQEEAPSAPAPAAPATEEIKPSAAKHDEDEGRRRMEEAKKARAEKQAQEMAEYEEMRKEEREREQADIQALRERRAQRLKEREEEEKRTAELRAQEDARRRAEEEERRKKKAEEERERKEERERKRQAAEERLKPKKPNYVITKKGDGSVSQAPKEMSMGREIYQKSKEQLEEEKRAILAQRIPVLQVEGLDSNRLTEKAKELHALIRKLEGDKYDLEQQFKRQQYDMIELQERARQMNKGKKGVSSVQVDESFDRLADKHTGAPPKIALCSKYERHTDHRTYVERKDLFEELAKEPPPVEIQHVDVPWGQSAGEATEAAE
- the LOC135468911 gene encoding troponin T-like isoform X1, coding for MSDDEQQATESEAPVEQEAPAEQEEAPSAPAPAAPATEEIKPSAAKHDEDEGRRRMEEAKKARAEKQAQEMAEYEEMRKEEREREQADIQALRERRAQRLKEREEEEKRTAELRAQEDARRRAEEEERRKKKAEEERERKEERERKRQAAEERLKPKKPNYVITKKGDGSVSQAPKEMSMGREIYQKSKEQLEEEKRAILAQRIPVLQVEGLDSNRLTEKAKELHALIRKLEGDKYDLEQQFKRQQYDMIELQERARQMNKGKKGVSSVQVDESFDRLADKHTGAPPKIALCSKYERHTDHRTYVERKDLFEELAKEPPPVEIQHVDVPWGQSAGEATEAAE
- the LOC135468911 gene encoding troponin T-like isoform X7, encoding MSDDEQQATEEAPSAPAPAAPAHDEDEGRRRMEEAKKARAEKQAQEMAEYEEMRKEEREREQADIQALRERRAQRLKEREEEEKRTAELRAQEDARRRAEEEERRKKKAEEERERKEERERKRQAAEERLKPKKPNYVITKKGDGSVSQAPKEMSMGREIYQKSKEQLEEEKRAILAQRIPVLQVEGLDSNRLTEKAKELHALIRKLEGDKYDLEQQFKRQQYDMIELQERARQMNKGKKGVSSVQVDESFDRLADKHTGAPPKIALCSKYERHTDHRTYVERKDLFEELAKEPPPVEIQHVDVPWGQSAGEATEAAE
- the LOC135468911 gene encoding troponin T, skeletal muscle-like isoform X6 produces the protein MSDDEQQATESEAPVEQEEAPSAPAPAAPAHDEDEGRRRMEEAKKARAEKQAQEMAEYEEMRKEEREREQADIQALRERRAQRLKEREEEEKRTAELRAQEDARRRAEEEERRKKKAEEERERKEERERKRQAAEERLKPKKPNYVITKKGDGSVSQAPKEMSMGREIYQKSKEQLEEEKRAILAQRIPVLQVEGLDSNRLTEKAKELHALIRKLEGDKYDLEQQFKRQQYDMIELQERARQMNKGKKGVSSVQVDESFDRLADKHTGAPPKIALCSKYERHTDHRTYVERKDLFEELAKEPPPVEIQHVDVPWGQSAGEATEAAE
- the LOC135468911 gene encoding troponin T, skeletal muscle-like isoform X4; protein product: MSDDEQQATESEAPVEQEAPAEQEEAPSAPAPAAPAHDEDEGRRRMEEAKKARAEKQAQEMAEYEEMRKEEREREQADIQALRERRAQRLKEREEEEKRTAELRAQEDARRRAEEEERRKKKAEEERERKEERERKRQAAEERLKPKKPNYVITKKGDGSVSQAPKEMSMGREIYQKSKEQLEEEKRAILAQRIPVLQVEGLDSNRLTEKAKELHALIRKLEGDKYDLEQQFKRQQYDMIELQERARQMNKGKKGVSSVQVDESFDRLADKHTGAPPKIALCSKYERHTDHRTYVERKDLFEELAKEPPPVEIQHVDVPWGQSAGEATEAAE
- the LOC135468911 gene encoding troponin T-like isoform X5 — protein: MSDDEQQATEEAPSAPAPAAPATEEIKPSAAKHDEDEGRRRMEEAKKARAEKQAQEMAEYEEMRKEEREREQADIQALRERRAQRLKEREEEEKRTAELRAQEDARRRAEEEERRKKKAEEERERKEERERKRQAAEERLKPKKPNYVITKKGDGSVSQAPKEMSMGREIYQKSKEQLEEEKRAILAQRIPVLQVEGLDSNRLTEKAKELHALIRKLEGDKYDLEQQFKRQQYDMIELQERARQMNKGKKGVSSVQVDESFDRLADKHTGAPPKIALCSKYERHTDHRTYVERKDLFEELAKEPPPVEIQHVDVPWGQSAGEATEAAE